Proteins encoded together in one Polaribacter reichenbachii window:
- a CDS encoding DUF6452 family protein has protein sequence MRKIFGFLFLMVIIISGCEKDDFCIKNPVTPKLILRFYDDADRSTIKTADDLYVWSGTKDSIFENISTDSLVIPLNTNTNQTIYSLSKGDVVEQFTIDYTPENEYVSRSCGYKIIFNNVSFTTDNSWITDFTQIETAIDNQNTAHVQVFH, from the coding sequence ATGAGAAAAATATTTGGTTTTCTTTTTTTAATGGTCATTATAATTTCGGGTTGTGAAAAGGACGATTTCTGTATTAAGAATCCTGTAACACCAAAATTAATTCTCCGTTTTTATGATGATGCAGATAGAAGCACCATAAAAACAGCAGATGATCTTTATGTATGGTCTGGTACTAAAGATAGTATTTTTGAAAACATATCTACAGATTCTTTGGTAATTCCACTAAACACAAATACAAATCAAACCATTTATAGTTTATCTAAAGGAGATGTAGTTGAACAATTTACCATTGATTATACTCCAGAAAACGAATATGTTTCTCGTTCTTGTGGTTATAAAATAATATTTAACAATGTTAGTTTTACTACAGATAATTCTTGGATAACCGATTTTACACAAATAGAAACAGCAATAGACAATCAAAATACAGCACATGTTCAAGTATTTCATTAA
- a CDS encoding substrate-binding domain-containing protein produces MTNLKVGGVPEHFNYPWYITLKNKEYNKHNINLRWQDFYGGTGQMCKALRDGSVDIAIVLTEGIIKDIAAGNPSKIVQTFVKTPLVWGIHVGANSSFKKIEDLEHATIAISRFGSGSHLMAIVNAYNQGWDVSKLKFKVIKNLDGGIEALTNGEADYFMWEHFTTKPYVDNGTFRRIDDCPTPWPCFVIAVRNEILENNFNEVKKVLDIINNQTNDFKQIKDIDKTLAKRYEQQLEDIREWLKITEWNPGKPITKNLITRIQNKMVKFNVIEKKKNSGDFIKNMYI; encoded by the coding sequence ATGACGAACTTAAAAGTAGGTGGAGTTCCTGAGCATTTCAACTATCCTTGGTACATTACACTTAAAAATAAAGAATACAATAAACATAATATTAATTTACGTTGGCAAGACTTTTATGGAGGCACTGGGCAAATGTGCAAAGCCTTAAGAGATGGTTCTGTAGATATTGCTATTGTGTTAACAGAAGGTATAATTAAAGACATTGCTGCTGGCAATCCGTCTAAAATTGTACAAACTTTTGTAAAAACTCCCTTAGTTTGGGGTATTCACGTTGGTGCAAATTCATCATTTAAAAAAATAGAAGATTTAGAACACGCCACAATTGCGATTAGTCGATTTGGTTCTGGCTCACATTTAATGGCCATTGTAAATGCATACAATCAAGGTTGGGATGTTTCTAAATTAAAATTTAAAGTAATTAAAAATTTAGATGGCGGTATAGAAGCACTTACAAATGGTGAAGCTGATTATTTTATGTGGGAACATTTTACAACAAAACCTTATGTAGATAACGGTACTTTTAGAAGAATTGATGATTGCCCAACTCCTTGGCCATGTTTTGTTATAGCTGTAAGAAATGAAATTTTAGAAAATAATTTTAATGAAGTTAAAAAAGTCTTAGACATTATAAATAACCAAACTAATGACTTTAAACAAATTAAAGATATAGATAAAACACTAGCAAAAAGATACGAACAACAACTAGAAGATATTCGAGAGTGGCTAAAGATAACTGAATGGAACCCTGGAAAACCAATAACAAAAAACTTAATTACACGCATTCAAAATAAAATGGTGAAGTTTAACGTTATTGAAAAGAAGAAAAATTCGGGAGATTTCATAAAAAATATGTACATTTAA
- a CDS encoding DUF5362 family protein, with protein sequence MHSPLTQLEQIVLTSDSKNFLREISKWTFFFSIIGFIGIAFLVIGAILLGTIYAPMLDMVGQQQGVASISLGVMITYLVMALLYVMPVLYLFKFSRKMKLALADKNDDILADAFQNLKSHYKFIGVLTIIMISLYVLLIGFSLVAGSLL encoded by the coding sequence ATGCACAGTCCACTTACACAATTAGAGCAAATCGTTTTAACATCAGATTCTAAAAATTTTTTAAGAGAAATTTCTAAATGGACATTTTTCTTTTCTATTATTGGGTTTATAGGAATAGCTTTTTTAGTGATTGGTGCAATTCTATTAGGTACAATTTATGCACCAATGTTAGATATGGTTGGGCAACAACAAGGTGTTGCTTCTATAAGTTTAGGAGTAATGATTACCTATTTAGTTATGGCCTTATTGTATGTTATGCCTGTATTGTATTTATTTAAATTTTCTAGAAAAATGAAATTAGCTTTAGCAGATAAAAATGATGATATTTTAGCTGATGCTTTTCAGAATTTAAAATCGCACTATAAATTTATTGGAGTGTTAACAATTATAATGATTTCTTTATATGTGCTTTTAATAGGTTTTTCTTTGGTTGCTGGTTCTTTACTTTAA
- a CDS encoding 4a-hydroxytetrahydrobiopterin dehydratase, with amino-acid sequence MKKLTNSEIENKIENLTDWEFYDNALHTDFEFDNFKDCMSAMNRIAFECEALNHHPEWTNVYNTLDILLTTHDAGGVTELDFKLAKAINRIVEVEE; translated from the coding sequence ATGAAAAAACTTACGAACTCAGAAATTGAAAACAAAATAGAAAACCTAACTGATTGGGAATTTTATGATAATGCATTGCATACTGATTTTGAATTCGATAATTTTAAAGATTGTATGTCTGCTATGAACAGAATTGCGTTTGAATGCGAAGCACTAAATCATCATCCAGAATGGACAAATGTTTACAATACTTTAGACATTTTACTAACAACACACGATGCAGGAGGCGTAACAGAATTAGATTTTAAATTGGCAAAAGCCATTAATAGAATCGTAGAAGTTGAAGAATAA
- a CDS encoding nucleoside phosphorylase yields MPIKPSELILNPDGSIYHLNLREEHIAKNIIFVGDQDRVDKITKHFDSIEFTTQKREFKTTTGRYKNQRISVISTGIGPDNIDIVLNELDALVNIDLETRQPKEKLTSLNIVRIGTSGSLQVDIPVDSFVISSHGLDLNGLLHSYQIDTISNPEIENAFVAHTNWSAKKAYPIIISNSKELESKLTSDKTFTGITATAGGFYGPQGRILRLALQDNDLNHKIDSFNFKNNRITNLEMETSAIYGLSKLLGHKACSINAIIANRANGTFSKNPGNVVADLITYTLDKIVA; encoded by the coding sequence ATGCCTATAAAACCTTCTGAACTTATCTTAAATCCTGATGGTAGTATTTATCATCTTAATTTAAGAGAAGAACATATTGCAAAAAATATAATTTTTGTTGGTGACCAAGATCGAGTTGATAAAATTACGAAACACTTCGATTCTATTGAGTTTACTACGCAAAAAAGAGAATTTAAAACAACAACAGGTCGTTATAAAAACCAAAGAATATCTGTAATATCAACTGGTATTGGACCAGATAATATAGATATTGTTTTAAATGAATTAGATGCTTTGGTTAATATCGATTTAGAAACAAGACAACCTAAAGAAAAACTAACTTCTTTAAATATTGTAAGAATTGGTACTTCTGGATCTTTACAAGTAGATATTCCTGTAGATTCTTTTGTAATTAGTTCTCACGGACTCGATTTAAATGGATTGCTTCACTCCTATCAAATAGATACTATTTCTAATCCAGAAATAGAAAATGCTTTTGTAGCGCATACAAATTGGAGTGCAAAAAAAGCATATCCTATAATAATATCAAACAGTAAAGAGTTAGAAAGCAAGTTAACTTCTGATAAAACTTTTACAGGAATTACTGCAACTGCAGGGGGTTTTTATGGTCCTCAAGGAAGAATTTTACGATTAGCATTACAAGACAATGATTTAAACCATAAAATTGATAGTTTTAATTTTAAAAATAATAGAATTACCAATTTAGAAATGGAAACTTCTGCTATTTACGGTTTATCAAAATTATTAGGCCATAAGGCTTGCTCTATAAATGCTATAATAGCAAATAGAGCCAATGGTACTTTTAGTAAAAACCCTGGTAATGTAGTTGCCGATTTAATTACATATACCTTAGATAAAATAGTAGCTTAA
- a CDS encoding OmpA family protein — protein sequence MKKTIIYSLAILVIAASTLTSCEATKNANNTQKGAGIGAAAGAILGAVIGNNVGNKKNSELGAVLGGVIGGVAGGVIGNKMDKQAREIQEAIPGAEVERVGEGIMLTLGENAVRFDTNKSTLTATAKGNLDKLVPVLNNYENTNIVIYGYTDSTGRVEYNQMLSEKRANSVKDYLAANGVDNARFETKGLGINDPIATNETAEGRSKNRRVEFAIVANEEMIKEAQQEAKQ from the coding sequence ATGAAAAAAACAATCATATATAGTTTAGCGATTTTAGTAATAGCTGCAAGTACATTAACTTCTTGCGAAGCAACAAAAAATGCAAATAACACTCAAAAAGGAGCTGGAATTGGGGCTGCTGCAGGTGCCATTTTGGGTGCAGTAATTGGTAACAACGTTGGTAACAAGAAGAACTCAGAATTAGGCGCAGTTTTAGGTGGAGTTATTGGTGGTGTTGCTGGTGGTGTTATTGGTAATAAAATGGATAAACAAGCTCGTGAAATTCAAGAAGCAATTCCTGGTGCAGAAGTAGAAAGAGTTGGAGAAGGTATTATGCTAACTTTAGGTGAAAACGCTGTTCGTTTTGATACTAATAAATCTACTTTAACAGCAACTGCCAAAGGGAATTTAGATAAATTGGTTCCTGTTTTAAATAATTATGAAAACACAAATATTGTAATTTATGGTTATACAGATAGTACAGGTAGAGTTGAATACAACCAAATGTTATCAGAAAAAAGAGCGAATTCTGTAAAAGATTATTTAGCTGCAAATGGGGTAGATAATGCTCGTTTCGAAACAAAAGGTTTGGGTATAAATGACCCTATTGCAACCAACGAAACTGCAGAAGGTAGAAGCAAAAACAGACGTGTTGAATTTGCTATTGTAGCCAATGAAGAAATGATTAAAGAAGCACAACAAGAAGCAAAACAATAA
- a CDS encoding isopenicillin N synthase family dioxygenase has product MNQIPSVNLADFLSEDKNRKQKFINEIGHAYENIGFVALKGHFLDDNLVDNLYKEIKNFFDLPTEIKEKYEIPGIGGQRGYVSFGKESAKGKKEGDLKEFWHFGQYVDEDSKYANEYPDNVNVEELPKFNEVGKETYKMLEKTAKYVLRSLALHLGLDEVYFDDYIKNGNSILRPIHYPPIKTEPKGAERAAAHGDINLITLLMGAQGKGLQVQNHNGDWIDAMAEPDELMINVGDMLSRHSNNKLKSTIHRVTNPPKEMWSTSRYSIPFFMHPVSDMKLNVLENCIDENNPKKFDDITAGEFLDERLRELGLKK; this is encoded by the coding sequence ATGAATCAAATACCTAGTGTAAATTTAGCCGATTTTTTATCCGAAGATAAAAATAGAAAACAAAAATTTATCAATGAAATTGGACACGCCTATGAAAACATAGGTTTTGTTGCCTTAAAAGGACATTTTTTAGATGATAATTTAGTAGATAATTTATATAAAGAAATTAAAAACTTTTTTGATTTACCTACAGAAATAAAAGAAAAATATGAGATTCCAGGAATTGGAGGTCAAAGAGGATATGTTTCTTTTGGTAAAGAATCTGCGAAAGGTAAAAAAGAAGGCGATTTAAAAGAGTTTTGGCATTTTGGACAATATGTAGATGAAGATTCTAAATATGCCAATGAATATCCAGATAATGTAAATGTAGAAGAATTACCAAAATTTAACGAAGTTGGTAAAGAAACCTATAAGATGTTAGAGAAAACAGCGAAGTATGTTTTACGTTCTTTGGCTTTACATTTAGGTTTAGATGAGGTTTATTTTGATGATTATATTAAAAATGGAAATAGCATTTTAAGACCTATTCATTACCCCCCAATAAAAACAGAACCAAAAGGAGCAGAAAGAGCAGCAGCACACGGAGATATAAACTTGATTACCTTATTGATGGGTGCTCAAGGAAAAGGATTACAAGTTCAAAACCATAATGGAGATTGGATTGATGCTATGGCTGAACCCGATGAATTAATGATTAATGTTGGTGATATGTTATCGAGACATAGTAATAACAAATTAAAATCTACAATTCATAGAGTTACAAATCCGCCAAAAGAAATGTGGAGTACATCTCGTTATTCTATTCCGTTTTTTATGCATCCAGTTTCAGATATGAAACTAAATGTTTTAGAAAATTGTATTGATGAGAATAATCCTAAAAAATTCGATGACATTACAGCTGGTGAGTTTTTAGATGAACGTTTAAGAGAATTAGGATTAAAGAAATAA
- a CDS encoding lipocalin family protein, translating to MKKHLIVLLFIATIVGCKSTSVVNTKVDNKTERILKGNWTITSVNYPGSDYIKVESFYLADSKCFVNSNWNFISNNNKGDMKLNNSSSACIDYSSPITWYLNKEGQFVLKFTNDYKAKEVSNGFVLTINNVTETSFDLVDKINVAGSIKSITYTFQKN from the coding sequence ATGAAAAAACACTTAATAGTGCTATTATTTATAGCAACAATAGTTGGTTGTAAATCGACTTCTGTAGTAAATACTAAAGTTGATAATAAAACAGAACGCATTTTAAAAGGAAACTGGACAATTACTTCTGTTAATTATCCTGGATCTGATTATATAAAAGTAGAATCATTTTACTTAGCAGATTCTAAATGTTTTGTAAACAGCAACTGGAATTTTATTTCGAATAATAATAAAGGAGATATGAAACTAAATAACTCAAGCAGTGCTTGTATCGATTATAGTTCTCCTATTACCTGGTATTTAAACAAAGAGGGGCAATTTGTGCTAAAATTCACTAACGATTATAAAGCTAAAGAAGTAAGTAATGGTTTTGTTTTAACTATTAATAACGTAACAGAAACTAGCTTCGATTTAGTTGATAAAATTAATGTTGCAGGCAGCATTAAAAGCATAACTTATACTTTTCAAAAAAATTAA
- a CDS encoding DUF6048 family protein: MFKYFINIFLLFIVVDAFSQEQELDEATTSKDSIVYKSPYGIRLGVDISKPIKASVDGAYNSGFEIVGDYRVTKRLFIAAELGFEDETNAEEYTNSTAKGSYIRLGINYNAYENWLDMNNEVFMGFRYGFSIFDQTLNHYTPNVVNGEDNGVPYFPATLVTTDTTTNLNAHWTEFMFGFKVETFTNFYLGASFSYKVLISAKEPENFKTLYAPGFNRIFETGTGFGFNYTLSYLIPFSKK, from the coding sequence ATGTTCAAGTATTTCATTAATATTTTCTTGCTTTTTATAGTTGTTGATGCTTTTTCTCAAGAACAAGAACTAGACGAAGCCACTACTTCTAAAGATTCTATTGTATATAAATCTCCATACGGAATTCGATTGGGCGTAGACATTAGTAAACCTATAAAAGCATCTGTAGATGGTGCTTATAATAGTGGTTTCGAAATTGTAGGAGACTATAGAGTAACAAAACGACTTTTTATAGCTGCAGAACTTGGTTTTGAAGATGAAACAAATGCAGAAGAATATACAAATTCAACAGCTAAAGGCAGTTATATTAGATTAGGTATAAATTATAATGCCTATGAAAATTGGTTAGATATGAATAACGAAGTTTTTATGGGCTTTAGATATGGTTTTAGTATTTTCGACCAAACTTTAAACCATTATACACCAAATGTTGTTAATGGTGAAGATAATGGCGTCCCATATTTCCCAGCAACTCTAGTTACTACAGATACAACTACAAATTTAAATGCACATTGGACCGAATTTATGTTTGGTTTTAAAGTTGAAACTTTCACAAATTTTTACCTTGGTGCAAGTTTTTCTTACAAAGTATTAATCAGCGCAAAAGAGCCTGAAAACTTTAAAACTTTATATGCCCCAGGTTTTAATAGAATTTTTGAAACTGGTACAGGTTTTGGTTTTAATTATACTTTATCTTACTTAATTCCGTTTTCAAAAAAATAA
- a CDS encoding DUF1835 domain-containing protein: MGGSILHITNGDSTTNYLKKLKFKGEFITWREMLCEGKTTIDVGSESFWKNRYDFFKSSYKVSKQKFIDYTIKEYRNLCNEKQQKEIVLWFEYDLFCQINMIAVISWLKRYRKGHHISLVCSGKVGNSKRMYALPELNEKQIQSHFKNRMELTQDDIEYADYIWQLYCSDSPLRLETVYKFNPMSPFQYLTSAIEAHLLRFPSIANGLNKVENTILETALNKKPTSKNELISQLLKDGDAYGFGDLQYENKINDLRKLFHSFNPVKLSKKGKEVLENQINYYGQIRNDISYLGGSKKYSFLYHNQSNKLLQITS, translated from the coding sequence ATGGGGGGCTCAATATTACACATTACAAATGGTGATAGTACTACGAACTATCTAAAAAAATTAAAGTTTAAAGGAGAATTTATTACCTGGAGAGAGATGCTATGCGAAGGTAAAACTACCATAGATGTTGGTAGCGAATCCTTTTGGAAAAATAGATATGATTTTTTTAAATCTTCTTACAAAGTAAGCAAACAAAAGTTTATAGATTACACCATTAAAGAATATAGAAACCTTTGTAACGAAAAACAACAAAAAGAAATCGTTTTATGGTTCGAGTACGATTTGTTTTGCCAAATTAATATGATTGCTGTAATCAGTTGGTTAAAGCGTTACAGAAAAGGACACCACATTTCTTTAGTTTGCAGCGGCAAAGTAGGTAACTCAAAACGAATGTACGCTTTACCAGAGTTAAACGAAAAACAAATTCAAAGCCATTTTAAAAATAGAATGGAATTAACCCAAGATGATATTGAATATGCCGATTACATATGGCAATTATACTGTTCAGACTCCCCTCTACGTTTAGAAACCGTATATAAATTTAACCCAATGTCTCCTTTTCAATATTTAACTTCTGCTATAGAAGCACATTTATTACGTTTCCCTTCTATTGCAAACGGATTAAATAAAGTTGAAAATACTATTCTAGAAACTGCCTTAAATAAAAAACCAACTTCTAAAAATGAATTAATTAGCCAGCTTTTAAAAGATGGTGATGCTTATGGTTTTGGCGATTTACAATACGAAAATAAAATTAACGATTTAAGAAAACTCTTCCATTCTTTTAATCCTGTTAAGTTAAGTAAAAAAGGAAAAGAAGTTTTAGAAAATCAAATTAATTATTATGGCCAAATAAGAAATGATATTTCTTATCTTGGTGGTTCTAAAAAATACAGTTTTTTATATCATAATCAATCTAATAAGCTGTTACAAATTACATCTTAA
- the rlmD gene encoding 23S rRNA (uracil(1939)-C(5))-methyltransferase RlmD, protein MPRRERNKFVKRNQILELKIEDYAFGGKGIARIHSDEGSFVVFVPNTLPGQLVKAQIKKSSKKYAEAKLIDVLAPSENEIEVPFQDIPGAPYIQLPIDLQHQYKKESTLSLFKRIGKVENIEDLFDEFITSPNVFHYRNKMEYGFSAIGYDRVAKRDKDEFTLGFKRRGVWWMGDNLEKDSGLFDKEFEDNLKNIRKYCFDTGLDPWHGPKKEGFFRYFVVRKSFKTNELLFNLVTTSYDLPKFDLNKFASFLVNLFGDRVAGLLHTINDEVGDRTIATSGSIDLVYGKDKIVEELLGLNFEISMKSFFQTNPKSAEKLYSKVVDYVLEDKSKVDNTVVMDLFCGTGTIGQIIASESDNAKIVGVDIVASAIEDAKKNAKRNNIEGLKFYAADVGKFLTHHPEYKNKIKTIILDPARAGIMPKTLKKIIDLNADRMVYVSCNPATQARDTELLREAGYVIKKISLVDQFPHTAHIETVVLFEKC, encoded by the coding sequence ATGCCACGTAGAGAACGAAATAAATTTGTAAAAAGAAATCAAATTTTAGAATTAAAAATTGAAGATTACGCTTTTGGAGGAAAAGGAATTGCAAGAATCCATTCTGATGAAGGTAGTTTTGTTGTATTTGTACCTAATACTTTGCCTGGACAATTGGTAAAAGCACAGATAAAAAAATCGAGCAAAAAATACGCTGAAGCTAAATTAATTGATGTTTTAGCACCTTCAGAAAATGAAATTGAAGTTCCGTTTCAAGATATTCCTGGAGCTCCTTATATTCAATTACCTATTGATTTACAACATCAATATAAAAAAGAAAGTACATTATCTCTTTTTAAAAGAATTGGTAAAGTAGAAAATATCGAAGATTTGTTTGATGAATTTATTACTTCTCCAAATGTATTTCACTATAGAAATAAAATGGAATATGGTTTTTCTGCAATTGGTTATGATAGAGTTGCCAAAAGAGATAAAGACGAATTTACCCTAGGTTTTAAAAGACGTGGAGTTTGGTGGATGGGAGATAATCTAGAAAAAGATTCAGGTTTATTTGATAAAGAATTTGAAGACAATTTAAAAAACATCAGAAAATATTGTTTTGATACTGGTTTAGATCCTTGGCACGGACCCAAAAAAGAAGGTTTTTTCAGGTATTTTGTAGTAAGAAAATCGTTTAAAACTAATGAATTATTATTCAATTTAGTAACTACTTCTTATGATTTACCAAAGTTCGATTTAAATAAATTTGCTAGTTTTTTAGTAAACCTTTTTGGTGATAGAGTTGCTGGTTTATTACATACTATAAATGATGAAGTTGGCGATAGAACTATTGCAACTTCTGGAAGTATTGATTTAGTTTATGGAAAAGACAAAATTGTAGAAGAATTATTAGGCTTAAATTTTGAAATTAGTATGAAAAGCTTTTTTCAAACCAACCCTAAATCCGCAGAAAAATTATACTCAAAAGTAGTTGATTATGTTTTAGAAGATAAATCTAAAGTAGACAATACTGTAGTTATGGATTTATTTTGTGGTACAGGAACTATTGGGCAAATTATAGCATCAGAAAGTGATAATGCAAAAATTGTTGGTGTAGATATTGTTGCATCTGCTATTGAAGATGCCAAGAAAAACGCAAAGAGAAATAATATTGAAGGTTTAAAATTTTATGCTGCTGATGTTGGTAAGTTTTTAACTCATCATCCAGAATATAAAAATAAAATAAAAACAATAATTTTAGATCCTGCAAGAGCAGGAATTATGCCAAAAACTTTGAAAAAAATAATTGATTTAAATGCAGACAGAATGGTGTATGTTTCTTGTAACCCTGCAACACAGGCAAGAGACACAGAATTATTAAGAGAAGCTGGTTATGTAATTAAAAAAATTAGTTTGGTAGATCAATTTCCTCATACAGCACATATAGAAACTGTTGTTTTGTTCGAGAAATGTTAA
- the rocD gene encoding ornithine--oxo-acid transaminase, which translates to MAVLDKLTSQEAIELENKYGAHNYHPLPVVLSRGEGVYVWDAEGKKYYDFLSAYSAVNQGHCHQKIVDAMVSQAKTLTLTSRAFYNDMLGKYEKFATDLFGFDKLLPMNTGAEAVETALKLARKWAYEVKGIDENKAEIIVCENNFHGRTTTIISFSNDPVAKKNFGPYTKGFIKIEYDNLQELQEALENNPNVAAFLVEPIQGEAGVYVPSEGYLKAAKKLCEDYNVLFIADEVQTGIARTGKMLAVDHEDVQPDVLILGKALSGGAYPVSAVLANDTIMNVIKPGNHGSTFGGNPIASAVAIAALNVVADEKLAENANKLGEIFRAELTEFCKNNHLVESVRGKGLLNAILINDSEDSSTAWDICIKLRDNGLLAKPTHGNIIRFAPPLVMNEEQLKDCISIIKKTITEFN; encoded by the coding sequence ATGGCTGTTTTAGACAAATTAACATCGCAAGAAGCGATTGAATTAGAAAACAAGTATGGTGCTCACAACTATCATCCACTTCCTGTAGTTTTAAGTAGAGGAGAAGGCGTATATGTTTGGGATGCAGAAGGTAAAAAGTATTACGATTTTTTATCAGCTTATTCAGCTGTAAATCAAGGTCATTGTCATCAAAAGATTGTAGATGCTATGGTTAGTCAAGCAAAAACATTAACCTTAACTTCTCGTGCTTTTTACAATGATATGTTAGGTAAATACGAGAAATTCGCTACAGATTTATTTGGTTTCGACAAATTATTACCTATGAATACAGGTGCAGAAGCTGTAGAAACTGCTTTAAAGTTAGCCAGAAAATGGGCGTACGAAGTAAAAGGAATAGACGAAAACAAAGCAGAAATAATTGTTTGTGAAAATAATTTTCACGGAAGAACAACTACAATTATTTCATTTTCTAATGATCCTGTAGCTAAGAAAAATTTTGGTCCTTACACAAAAGGATTTATCAAAATAGAATACGATAATTTACAAGAATTACAAGAAGCTTTAGAAAATAACCCAAATGTGGCCGCTTTTTTAGTGGAGCCAATTCAGGGGGAGGCTGGTGTTTATGTACCTTCTGAAGGTTATTTAAAAGCAGCAAAGAAATTATGTGAAGATTATAACGTTTTATTTATTGCTGATGAAGTACAAACAGGAATTGCAAGAACTGGTAAAATGTTAGCAGTAGATCACGAAGATGTACAACCTGATGTTTTAATTTTAGGAAAAGCTTTAAGTGGAGGCGCTTATCCTGTTTCTGCTGTTTTGGCAAATGATACTATTATGAATGTAATTAAACCTGGTAATCACGGTTCTACTTTTGGTGGTAACCCTATTGCATCTGCTGTTGCAATTGCTGCTTTAAATGTTGTAGCTGATGAAAAATTAGCAGAAAATGCTAATAAATTAGGTGAAATTTTTAGAGCTGAATTAACAGAATTCTGTAAAAACAATCATTTAGTAGAATCTGTTAGAGGTAAAGGTTTATTGAACGCAATTTTAATAAACGATTCTGAAGATAGTTCTACAGCTTGGGATATTTGTATAAAATTAAGAGATAATGGTTTGTTAGCAAAACCAACTCACGGAAATATTATTCGTTTTGCGCCACCTTTGGTAATGAATGAAGAACAATTAAAAGATTGTATTAGCATTATTAAAAAAACGATTACTGAGTTTAACTAA
- a CDS encoding translation initiation factor, producing the protein MDLKDQLKNLFPEHKETQEPAVKKSNIWLQEDPIICKYEKRKGKPITILEGYTGATSDFKILAKEIKTKLSVGGSFKDEKIIIQGDYRDKIMTMLKEKGFKVKRVGG; encoded by the coding sequence ATGGATTTAAAAGATCAATTAAAAAACCTGTTTCCTGAGCATAAAGAAACTCAAGAACCAGCAGTAAAAAAATCAAATATTTGGTTACAAGAAGATCCTATAATATGTAAATATGAAAAGCGTAAAGGAAAACCAATTACAATATTAGAAGGTTATACTGGAGCAACTTCAGATTTTAAAATTTTAGCAAAAGAAATTAAAACAAAACTTTCTGTTGGAGGTAGTTTTAAAGATGAAAAAATCATTATTCAGGGTGATTATAGAGATAAAATAATGACAATGCTAAAAGAAAAAGGGTTTAAAGTAAAACGCGTAGGCGGGTAA